agcatgtacagtgcatagcaaagtaccttggacggtgtatcctaggcattatccgtaaagacagcgagacatcggtgccatcactcgtggagtccatcttcgtctttagtgggtaccgtgtgaaatattcgaaggcttggcgggcgaagcaacacgctgttgccctgcattggggcgactggaaggagtcgtacgaCATGtttcctagggtactctcagctataacctactacaatcccggggttaaatggtgcatcgactcatgtggcatgatggttcctgacaatggagttttgaagcatatactccaaagggtattttggtgcttccctcaatgtagtgaggcattttaacattgccgtcctgtgatacttgtggacggtacattcttgactggcaatgataagggtacattaatgatgacagttgctgtagatccaaaacaacagcttgtgcctcttccttttgccttggtcgagagtgagaataatgagagttggtcatggtttatgaaacttgttcggctacatgttcttggaccttcacggatagtgtgtatgatattagataggcatcatgggctcctaaattgtgcgaaggaccacattgatggttttccaccgcttgtgcataggtggtgtaCGAGacactttgctgccaacatgtcgcgtcggcataagagcaatcgtgtgattggaaaattgaagttattatgcaaggttcatacagAGAGAAAATTttgtgagaagttagaagatctagtgaatgacttgaacgacgacgcaaaagaatggttgaagggtgaaatggaggacaaggataaatgggcgcaggctttcgatgagggagggatgcgttggggtattatgaccacgaactactcgAAATAACTCAAcggagttttcaaaggcattCGAAGTAGGCCCGTtgctggaattattgaatactcattcgaaaaatgcaacgcctactttgtgaaccGATGGCGAAAGACACGTGAAATGTTGGatcaaggctatagaattgggcaagctgcagatgattatttatcagaggctgagcttagatccgtgcaccacttagcagaaccgtacaggccagaaaggatggtgtattcgataagaagttacggtacgactaacattgggggtgagagtcatggaggccgacactacagagtggatctgaacgaagtttcgtgcacctgcaatgttcctcaattgttgcacctttttcacacttcattacagcttgcaaggcaagaggtcttaaccataaaagccccttgtacatgtcaccgttgtactctagggagcacaccatcaaaatatgggaatcaagctttcaaccaTACCTTGATTCATCACAATGGCCcgcatatgaaggggtagggtacgtgcctaaccccattttgatgagaaataaagtaggaaggaggcagaagaagcgtttcacaggcgatatggacgtgtcggaagggaggctttctgcagattatgatactggtgattttgatattgacaagtcggaaaatcgttgctccaagtgccataagatcattaggaattgcacGTGCCGCAATAGAAAATCTAAAGGCACTAAATCTAGAGCGAGCAGTAATAGGCCGTGTACTTCGAACAATATGGTATGCGCGTTGCTTGTATTTTGCATAGCTATCATTCTATCTTTTATATAGTACTAAATTATCATAGTTACCGtacttatcatataatgaagctttttactaacgattttgtttgttgtttctttaggatggcggcTCCGATgtaccctcttcttgaggctGCTTACGACTTGCAGCACCGTGCCCACCATCTCGCGGACCTAAATGAGGTACTACATCAGTTATTAACAATGGTTGataatttttgctgatgaatgcataccttaggatgagaattgcaagattttcgtatgaaatgttcttataaattGAGGATGTGCCTATCGTTTCTATTCGCTTGTGTAcagtgtaaacaatttcatactgcaaacgtcatttgtatcatatttgtgttacttaccactttagtagCTCGTTATTCACAAAtggattgacttctcatttttaataatcttataatattttgcagaatttgacaccactcagggctagggtgcactcaccacttaggtgggatgagcggtacgcggagtacctgcagagagcaggtttcTTGGATCTCGTTGTTCAGGTCGTCGGGggtctccctccaatggacAGACCgctgttgaccgctatggtcgacaggtggtgtccggagactcacacgttccactTGCCCTTTGGagaaatgaccatcacaatgcaggatgtGGCTATGTTACTCGGCCTTCCACTGGATGGGCAGCCAGTGACGGGTATTATACAAAATAAGAATTGGCGTGATATGGTCGaaatgcatattgggattagaCCGTCAGAGCCAGAGGGCGGAGACAGCTCGAAGAAGACGTCCGGTGTCAgctcggcatggttgagggagcacttcgatgtgtgtcctccgggagcaaatgacgaggtcgtgcagcgctatgctcgagtttggctatggcactttgtcagtacattcctctttccagatgcagctgggaacacagtatcgtggatggttctccccattttAGGTCAGGTTTGGGAAAACATATCCGTTCATAGTTGGGTCTCAGTGgctcttgcctggctgtacggacaatttcatactgaaaatgtcatttatatcatatttgtgttacttagcACTTTAGTAGCCCTTTATTCGTATAGTTGATGAGCCCTTTATTCTCAAATgcattgacttctcatttttgttTGAAACCACCTTTTTCATCAATGTCTATTTGCTTGTTGGTaagtaataatcttataatgttttgcaggatttgaaaCCACTAAGGGCTAGCGTGCACTCACCATTTAGGTGGAATGAGCGGTACGCGcagtacctgcagagagcaggaTTTTTGGATACTGA
This portion of the Setaria viridis chromosome 7, Setaria_viridis_v4.0, whole genome shotgun sequence genome encodes:
- the LOC117863720 gene encoding protein MAIN-LIKE 2-like isoform X3, with the protein product MILVILILTSRKIVAPSAIRSLGIARAAIENLKALNLERAVIGRVLRTIWMAAPMYPLLEAAYDLQHRAHHLADLNENLTPLRARVHSPLRWDERYAEYLQRAGFLDLVVQVVGGLPPMDRPLLTAMVDRWCPETHTFHLPFGEMTITMQDVAMLLGLPLDGQPVTGIIQNKNWRDMVEMHIGIRPSEPEGGDSSKKTSGVSSAWLREHFDVCPPGANDEVVQRYARVWLWHFVSTFLFPDAAGNTVSWMVLPILGFETTKG
- the LOC117863720 gene encoding protein MAIN-LIKE 2-like isoform X2, producing the protein MILVILILTSRKIVAPSAIRSLGIARAAIENLKALNLERAVIGRVLRTIWMAAPMYPLLEAAYDLQHRAHHLADLNENLTPLRARVHSPLRWDERYAEYLQRAGFLDLVVQVVGGLPPMDRPLLTAMVDRWCPETHTFHLPFGEMTITMQDVAMLLGLPLDGQPVTGIIQNKNWRDMVEMHIGIRPSEPEGGDSSKKTSGVSSAWLREHFDVCPPGANDEVVQRYARVWLWHFVSTFLFPDAAGNTVSWMVLPILGQVWENISVHSWVSVALAWLYGQFHTENVIYIIFVLLSTLVALYSYS